A genomic window from Methanobacterium sp. BRmetb2 includes:
- the mcrD gene encoding methyl-coenzyme M reductase operon protein D: protein MEKIKAVDVKIFPYRRLKPETAEKILNRIMEFDGILRILVNGKSIPKIIGYGPAKGTPVNHEDRKVIKVKKENLELFVTVGELIITLRYEKLDLFLKKLEKLLKNNLSCEYDVSAGIFTKTNITVSDYLKLGLGFEEGIDPSLIGMVDPNSKSCDTIKLIGD, encoded by the coding sequence ATGGAAAAAATTAAAGCCGTAGATGTAAAAATATTTCCTTACCGACGTTTAAAGCCCGAAACTGCCGAGAAAATACTTAATCGTATTATGGAATTTGATGGGATTTTAAGGATTTTGGTAAATGGAAAATCCATACCTAAAATTATAGGTTATGGTCCTGCAAAGGGAACACCAGTTAATCATGAAGATAGAAAGGTTATTAAAGTAAAAAAAGAAAATTTAGAACTTTTTGTTACAGTTGGGGAATTAATAATAACCTTAAGGTATGAAAAACTGGACTTATTCCTGAAAAAATTAGAAAAGTTGTTAAAAAATAATTTAAGCTGTGAATATGATGTTTCAGCAGGTATTTTTACAAAAACGAATATTACTGTTTCTGATTATTTAAAATTAGGTTTAGGATTTGAGGAAGGTATTGATCCTTCCCTAATAGGAATGGTAGATCCTAACTCAAAGTCCTGTGATACTATAAAATTAATAGGTGATTAA
- the mcrG gene encoding coenzyme-B sulfoethylthiotransferase subunit gamma, with protein sequence MSYKAQYSPGETKIAENRKNHMDPDFELKKIREIADEDIVKILGHRNPGEGYKTVHPPLEEMDFEEDMMKELVEPLAGAKEGNRTRYVQFTDSMYNAPAQPYDRARTYMWRFRGVDTGTLSGRQVIEIRELDLEKISKTLVETEFFDPAKTGIRGATVHGHSLRLDENGLMFDALQRYVYNEETNQISYIKDQVGRPLDEPVDMGEALDEDHLKEITTIYRSDNISMREDKEAIEVVETIHSARTDGGFGLEVFKSDLKRKLGE encoded by the coding sequence ATGTCTTATAAAGCTCAGTACTCCCCTGGAGAAACAAAAATTGCTGAAAATCGTAAAAATCATATGGACCCTGATTTCGAACTTAAAAAGATTAGGGAAATTGCGGATGAAGATATAGTTAAAATTTTAGGTCATAGAAACCCTGGAGAAGGTTACAAAACTGTACATCCGCCTCTTGAAGAAATGGATTTTGAAGAGGATATGATGAAAGAACTGGTAGAACCTTTAGCTGGTGCAAAAGAAGGTAACCGAACAAGATATGTTCAATTTACAGATTCAATGTACAATGCACCTGCACAACCATATGATAGAGCTAGAACTTACATGTGGAGATTTAGAGGTGTAGATACTGGAACATTATCCGGAAGACAAGTTATAGAAATAAGGGAACTAGATTTAGAAAAAATATCAAAAACATTGGTTGAAACGGAATTCTTTGACCCTGCAAAAACAGGTATACGCGGTGCAACTGTCCACGGTCATTCATTAAGATTGGACGAAAATGGGTTGATGTTTGATGCTCTTCAAAGATACGTGTACAATGAAGAAACTAATCAAATATCTTACATAAAGGACCAGGTTGGAAGACCCTTAGACGAGCCAGTGGATATGGGTGAGGCCTTAGATGAGGACCACCTCAAAGAAATAACCACAATTTACAGAAGTGATAACATAAGTATGCGAGAAGATAAAGAAGCAATCGAGGTTGTTGAAACAATTCACTCAGCGAGGACCGATGGTGGATTTGGATTAGAAGTTTTCAAAAGTGATTTAAAGCGTAAATTAGGTGAATAA